Proteins from a genomic interval of Ictalurus furcatus strain D&B chromosome 2, Billie_1.0, whole genome shotgun sequence:
- the eef1db gene encoding eukaryotic translation elongation factor 1 delta b (guanine nucleotide exchange protein) isoform X2, whose amino-acid sequence MDLPTRPISLQHPRAVLSGFAPGFDETFHSLFTKMSAMEFLAQEKIWFDKPRYDEAERKFYERMNGPTLPPQDSGANTILQDIARARENIQKSLAGLKTTLQPTAGSAHKSPTLSHSLTTAGGSGAEHGELLTRMKKLELENHSLQKIVEELRSALSNLESRVSVLEKRPATPAAVVNGIASSKTAPPTQKTPPAPADDEDDDIDLFGSDDEVDEEAERLKEQRLQEYAAKKAKKPAIIAKSSILLDVKPWDDETDMAKMEECVRSIQVDGLLWGASKLVPVGYGIKKLQINCVVEDDKVGTDLLEEEITKFEDYVQSVDVAAFNKI is encoded by the exons AATGAGTGCAATGGAGTTCTTGGCTCAAGAGAAGATATGGTTTGACAAGCCTCGCTACGATGAGGCTGAACGAAAGTTCTATGAGAGGATGAATGGCCCCACGCTACCTCCCCAG GACTCGGGTGCTAATACTATTCTTCAGGACATTGCTAGAGCACGAGAGAACATCCAGAAGTCTCTTGCTGGA CTGAAGACGACCTTGCAGCCAACTGCAGGCTCTGCCCATAAATCCCCAACCCTTTCCCACAGCCTCACT ACGGCAGGAGGCAGTGGTGCCGAACACGGGGAACTTCTCACACGCATGAAGAAACTGGAACTGGAGAACCACAGTCTACAAAAAA TTGTTGAGGAGCTGCGTTCCGCTCTCTCTAACCTGGAGAGTCGAGTCTCAGTCCTGGAAAAAAGGCCAGCAACCCCAGCGGCAGTGGTTAATGGAATCGCTTCTTCT AAGACTGCTCCTCCTACGCAGAAAACACCTCCTGCGCCAGCAGATGACGAGGATGATGATATAGATCTGTTCGGCAGCGACGATGAGGTGGATGAAGAAGCAGAGCGTCTCAAGGAGCAGCGGCTCCAGGAATATGCAGCCAAAAAGGCCAAAAAACCTGCAATTATCGCCAAATCTTCCATCTTGTTGGATGTCAAGCCT TGGGATGACGAGACCGACATGGCGAAGatggaggagtgtgtgaggtCGATCCAGGTCGACGGCTTGCTCTGGGGTGCCTCCAAACTGGTACCGGTTGGTTACGGTATTAAGAAGCTACAGATCAATTGTGTGGTTGAGGACGACAAGGTGGGAACAGACCTACTGGAGGAGGAGATCACTAAGTTTGAAGACTAT GTCCAAAGTGTGGATGTAGCAGCCTTCAATAAGATTTAA
- the eef1db gene encoding eukaryotic translation elongation factor 1 delta b (guanine nucleotide exchange protein) isoform X1 has protein sequence MDLPTRPISLQHPRAVLSGFAPGFDETFHSLFTKMSAMEFLAQEKIWFDKPRYDEAERKFYERMNGPTLPPQDSGANTILQDIARARENIQKSLAGLKTTLQPTAGSAHKSPTLSHSLTTAGGSGAEHGELLTRMKKLELENHSLQKIVEELRSALSNLESRVSVLEKRPATPAAVVNGIASSQKTAPPTQKTPPAPADDEDDDIDLFGSDDEVDEEAERLKEQRLQEYAAKKAKKPAIIAKSSILLDVKPWDDETDMAKMEECVRSIQVDGLLWGASKLVPVGYGIKKLQINCVVEDDKVGTDLLEEEITKFEDYVQSVDVAAFNKI, from the exons AATGAGTGCAATGGAGTTCTTGGCTCAAGAGAAGATATGGTTTGACAAGCCTCGCTACGATGAGGCTGAACGAAAGTTCTATGAGAGGATGAATGGCCCCACGCTACCTCCCCAG GACTCGGGTGCTAATACTATTCTTCAGGACATTGCTAGAGCACGAGAGAACATCCAGAAGTCTCTTGCTGGA CTGAAGACGACCTTGCAGCCAACTGCAGGCTCTGCCCATAAATCCCCAACCCTTTCCCACAGCCTCACT ACGGCAGGAGGCAGTGGTGCCGAACACGGGGAACTTCTCACACGCATGAAGAAACTGGAACTGGAGAACCACAGTCTACAAAAAA TTGTTGAGGAGCTGCGTTCCGCTCTCTCTAACCTGGAGAGTCGAGTCTCAGTCCTGGAAAAAAGGCCAGCAACCCCAGCGGCAGTGGTTAATGGAATCGCTTCTTCT cAGAAGACTGCTCCTCCTACGCAGAAAACACCTCCTGCGCCAGCAGATGACGAGGATGATGATATAGATCTGTTCGGCAGCGACGATGAGGTGGATGAAGAAGCAGAGCGTCTCAAGGAGCAGCGGCTCCAGGAATATGCAGCCAAAAAGGCCAAAAAACCTGCAATTATCGCCAAATCTTCCATCTTGTTGGATGTCAAGCCT TGGGATGACGAGACCGACATGGCGAAGatggaggagtgtgtgaggtCGATCCAGGTCGACGGCTTGCTCTGGGGTGCCTCCAAACTGGTACCGGTTGGTTACGGTATTAAGAAGCTACAGATCAATTGTGTGGTTGAGGACGACAAGGTGGGAACAGACCTACTGGAGGAGGAGATCACTAAGTTTGAAGACTAT GTCCAAAGTGTGGATGTAGCAGCCTTCAATAAGATTTAA